A window of Chitinophaga sp. MM2321 contains these coding sequences:
- a CDS encoding response regulator transcription factor yields MKSILIAEDHSVLRMGISLITDEVYPGVIIKEADTFYDTLEHLRHNTFDLLILDIQLPGGGSPQMIAAARALQPDLRILIFSYFEEDTHALSYIKAGANGYLPKTAPPDVVKEAIKYVLQGNTFVSGIVQTQMINTLQHSKQKPDGTMPLLSPRETQVMQLLIRGTGNQDIKSALNIQSSTLSTFKLKIFTKMKVNNVVELAAKINAMHAGEKIQS; encoded by the coding sequence ATGAAATCAATTTTAATAGCAGAAGATCACAGTGTACTGAGAATGGGAATTAGTCTTATCACTGATGAAGTTTATCCTGGCGTTATCATTAAAGAGGCAGATACCTTTTACGACACCCTGGAGCATTTACGGCATAATACCTTTGACCTCCTGATACTGGACATCCAGTTGCCGGGTGGCGGCAGTCCCCAGATGATAGCAGCGGCAAGAGCCCTGCAGCCTGATTTACGGATTCTGATTTTTTCTTACTTCGAAGAAGATACGCACGCTTTAAGTTATATCAAAGCAGGAGCCAACGGCTACCTTCCCAAGACGGCGCCACCGGATGTAGTAAAAGAAGCTATTAAGTATGTTTTGCAGGGTAATACCTTTGTGAGCGGCATCGTACAAACGCAAATGATCAATACGCTGCAACATTCAAAACAAAAGCCGGATGGGACTATGCCGTTACTATCGCCACGGGAAACACAAGTGATGCAGCTGTTGATCAGGGGCACAGGAAACCAGGATATCAAGTCAGCACTCAATATTCAATCTTCTACCCTAAGTACTTTTAAACTAAAAATCTTTACAAAAATGAAGGTCAACAATGTAGTGGAACTTGCCGCCAAGATCAATGCTATGCATGCCGGCGAAAAGATACAATCGTAA